In Candidatus Cloacimonadota bacterium, a single genomic region encodes these proteins:
- the dnaA gene encoding chromosomal replication initiator protein DnaA encodes MDQDIWQNILDKLEDNINNQSFRTWFSDTRLVDMMEDTLVIRVPTQFAANYLNQNYTDTLGEISYALYKQRYLVKFTPPPHNPPEQKTAPGNYFGNRVILNTKLNDRFNFEQFVVGRNNNFAYSAAKAVAEAPGLTYNPLFIYGESGMGKTHLMQAVGNFVAQEGRNCSIYYTTSEAFTNEMIESIRANKMPEFRSKYRKVDLLLVDDVHFLSRKEGTQEEFFHTFNALFDSRKQIVLTSDRPPKDIPDLENRLVTRFESGLLCDLKNPDFETRVAILRKKAEPENIELSDEIISFIAESISSSVRALEGSLIRILAYASYNKLDPTALDTETVRDILSDMISEHRKEITLDTVTQEVCQAYGITIPQIVDKTRRQNISFPRQIAMYLASLLIPSISLKEIAEYFKRKDHTTVLHAKKMIDNRFREDINFRSHIEQLIKNIKS; translated from the coding sequence ATGGATCAGGATATTTGGCAGAACATTTTGGATAAGTTGGAGGACAACATTAACAACCAGAGTTTCAGAACCTGGTTTTCGGACACGCGTTTGGTGGACATGATGGAAGACACTTTGGTAATCAGGGTTCCCACCCAATTCGCGGCAAATTATTTGAATCAAAACTACACGGATACTCTGGGTGAAATTTCCTACGCGCTCTACAAGCAGCGCTATTTGGTGAAATTCACCCCGCCTCCTCATAATCCGCCAGAGCAAAAAACCGCTCCCGGAAATTATTTTGGAAACCGGGTGATTTTGAACACCAAACTGAACGACCGCTTCAATTTTGAGCAGTTTGTGGTGGGCAGGAACAACAATTTTGCCTATTCGGCTGCCAAAGCTGTGGCGGAAGCGCCTGGATTGACCTACAACCCGCTTTTTATCTACGGTGAAAGTGGGATGGGAAAAACACATTTAATGCAGGCGGTGGGAAACTTTGTGGCTCAGGAAGGGCGGAATTGTTCAATTTATTACACCACCAGCGAGGCTTTCACAAATGAGATGATTGAATCCATCCGCGCCAATAAAATGCCGGAATTTCGTTCGAAATATCGCAAGGTGGATTTACTTTTGGTGGACGACGTGCATTTTCTTTCCCGCAAGGAAGGCACCCAGGAGGAGTTTTTTCACACCTTCAACGCGCTTTTTGACAGCCGTAAACAGATTGTGTTGACTTCAGACCGTCCGCCCAAAGATATTCCGGATTTGGAAAATCGCCTGGTGACGCGCTTTGAGAGCGGTCTGCTCTGCGACCTGAAAAACCCGGATTTTGAAACCCGCGTCGCCATTTTACGCAAGAAAGCGGAGCCGGAAAATATCGAACTTTCGGATGAGATCATCTCTTTTATCGCAGAATCCATTTCCTCCAGTGTGCGCGCTTTGGAAGGTTCCTTAATCCGTATTTTGGCATACGCGTCCTACAATAAACTGGATCCAACCGCGCTGGATACCGAAACCGTGCGGGATATTTTGAGCGATATGATTAGCGAACACCGCAAGGAAATCACCCTCGATACAGTGACACAGGAAGTTTGCCAAGCCTATGGAATCACGATTCCCCAGATAGTGGACAAAACGCGGCGGCAAAATATATCTTTTCCCAGACAAATTGCGATGTATTTGGCGAGCTTGTTGATTCCTTCCATTTCACTGAAAGAAATCGCGGAATATTTCAAGCGCAAAGACCATACCACTGTCCTCCACGCCAAAAAAATGATAGACAACCGTTTTCGTGAAGACATCAACTTCCGTTCCCACATCGAACAGCTCATTAAGAACATTAAATCATAG
- a CDS encoding ArsB/NhaD family transporter: MSSAITMLVALVIFAVTYVLIITEWINKMLASLIGGFLLVMTGILTQGEAFLAVDWNVIFFLLGMMLVISVLKKTGVFMYVAIKTAKLVRGHPLAIMMLLFCITAFFSAFLDSVTAVMILVPVAMLICHELNISPVPFIITMAVASNMGGAATMVGDPPNVILGSAIDKHFMDFMINLTPASLLSVLASLGLIILLFRKKLYVSQVNRAKLMSYKEERLITDKRMLVISLTVLGAMLLALAFDGVLKLGTASISMSAALILMVISNRKNMEPVLAKDIDWITLLFFMGLFILVEGLVKTGFINILANRVIHVTQGKPRLTSMAILWISGIFSAVVDNVPFVATMIPVLKQIAQVIQDPKLMDPIWWSLSLGTCLGGNGTLIGASANIVSVGIAKQNGFHISFKEFTKISVIFTFVSLLTSTAYILLRYY; encoded by the coding sequence ATGAGCTCTGCCATTACTATGCTGGTGGCGCTGGTAATTTTCGCCGTCACCTACGTGTTGATTATCACAGAATGGATCAACAAGATGCTGGCCTCCCTCATCGGTGGTTTTTTGCTGGTTATGACAGGTATCCTCACTCAGGGGGAAGCATTCCTCGCGGTGGATTGGAATGTCATATTTTTTCTGCTGGGCATGATGTTGGTGATTTCGGTTTTGAAAAAAACCGGCGTCTTCATGTATGTGGCGATTAAAACCGCCAAACTCGTGCGTGGTCATCCTTTGGCAATCATGATGCTCCTTTTTTGCATCACCGCTTTCTTTTCCGCTTTCTTGGACAGCGTGACCGCGGTCATGATTTTGGTGCCGGTGGCAATGCTGATCTGCCACGAACTGAATATCTCGCCAGTTCCATTCATCATCACGATGGCTGTGGCCTCAAATATGGGAGGAGCCGCAACCATGGTGGGTGACCCTCCCAACGTGATTTTGGGAAGCGCCATCGACAAACATTTCATGGATTTCATGATAAACCTGACTCCAGCATCCTTGTTGTCGGTGCTGGCAAGCCTGGGCTTGATAATCCTGCTTTTCCGCAAAAAACTGTATGTGAGCCAGGTGAACCGTGCCAAATTGATGAGCTACAAAGAAGAAAGATTGATCACGGACAAACGGATGTTGGTGATTTCATTGACTGTCTTGGGCGCAATGCTTTTGGCTCTGGCTTTCGATGGAGTTCTAAAGCTTGGAACCGCAAGTATTTCCATGTCCGCAGCTCTGATTTTGATGGTGATTAGCAACCGCAAAAATATGGAACCGGTATTGGCAAAAGACATCGATTGGATTACCCTCCTTTTCTTCATGGGTTTGTTCATTTTGGTGGAGGGACTGGTAAAAACCGGATTCATCAACATACTGGCAAACAGAGTTATACACGTCACACAGGGAAAACCACGGCTCACCTCGATGGCCATACTTTGGATTTCAGGCATCTTTTCCGCTGTGGTGGACAACGTACCCTTCGTGGCAACCATGATCCCGGTTTTAAAACAAATTGCTCAGGTTATTCAAGATCCAAAGCTGATGGATCCAATTTGGTGGTCTCTGTCTCTGGGAACCTGCCTGGGTGGAAATGGCACCCTGATCGGCGCTTCTGCAAACATCGTCTCTGTCGGAATCGCCAAACAAAATGGCTTTCACATTTCGTTTAAGGAATTCACAAAAATCAGTGTGATTTTTACCTTCGTCTCACTGCTTACAAGCACAGCCTACATCCTCCTCCGCTATTATTAA
- a CDS encoding SOS response-associated peptidase yields the protein MCGRFAQVIKYDQLQKLEKELRLTQLSDQVIQNFNVAPTQTVMAIVSQDAGRYPGFFRWGLVPSWSRELPKFALINVRAETITEKPSFRGGLQRRRCLVPANGFYEWRKSDKQPFFIRAALEDLIYMAAIYDVWNGPDGSYIPSLGIITTAASEKTRSIHDRVPVMLFGDNRLTWLDHKQSDPLDFVPLLKAPDDKELELYPVSRQVNKVENNSQLCLQPLED from the coding sequence ATGTGTGGAAGATTTGCCCAAGTGATCAAATATGACCAGTTGCAAAAACTGGAAAAAGAACTGAGGCTCACCCAATTATCCGACCAGGTGATACAGAATTTCAATGTGGCACCCACGCAAACGGTGATGGCAATTGTGAGTCAGGACGCGGGACGCTATCCCGGGTTTTTCCGCTGGGGTCTGGTTCCCTCCTGGAGCCGGGAGTTGCCAAAGTTTGCCCTGATCAATGTTCGCGCCGAAACCATCACCGAAAAACCTTCCTTCCGGGGTGGACTGCAACGCAGGCGCTGTCTGGTTCCAGCCAACGGTTTTTATGAATGGAGAAAAAGCGACAAACAACCTTTTTTCATCCGCGCGGCGCTGGAAGATTTAATCTATATGGCTGCCATTTATGACGTTTGGAATGGCCCGGATGGCAGCTATATTCCGTCATTGGGAATCATCACCACCGCTGCCTCAGAAAAAACACGCTCCATCCATGATCGGGTTCCAGTGATGCTTTTCGGGGATAATCGCCTGACCTGGCTGGATCACAAACAGAGCGATCCTCTGGATTTTGTACCCCTGCTTAAAGCTCCAGACGATAAAGAATTAGAGCTTTATCCTGTCAGCAGGCAGGTGAACAAGGTGGAAAACAATTCTCAGCTCTGTCTGCAACCTTTGGAGGATTAA
- a CDS encoding PTS transporter subunit EIIA encodes MLLADFLDPKTIAFEQRELEREQVYLEIIQRICSHRHPGVNHCDQELLDAILAREKEAPMAYAGSIAIPHVRLDGLDDILIGMTFLEKPLDYDGIKVDWIILILTDKSSSKIYLNIVAALLRMSKDPQIMENLRGLKDGHEVIHFLKQQQIEVGSELTIADIMVKNPVCVSPQDKLSKVDSLLNKHSIAMLPVVDDDHNYLGEINILDVLKVGVPDYLMRISDLAFLSSFEPLENLFEKEEELSAEDVMRTDTIYLNPTDSVVEAVFHMLRENRRYFCVLENGKIVGVITAMDVFKKVIKA; translated from the coding sequence ATGTTATTAGCAGATTTTTTGGATCCAAAGACAATCGCGTTTGAACAGCGTGAGCTTGAAAGGGAACAGGTTTATTTGGAAATTATCCAAAGGATTTGCTCTCATCGACATCCAGGCGTAAATCATTGCGATCAAGAGCTTTTGGACGCCATTTTGGCGCGCGAAAAAGAAGCGCCGATGGCCTACGCCGGCAGCATTGCCATTCCCCATGTGCGTTTGGACGGTTTGGACGACATTTTGATAGGCATGACTTTCTTGGAAAAACCGTTGGATTACGATGGCATCAAGGTGGATTGGATTATCCTCATCCTCACAGATAAATCCTCCTCCAAGATATATTTAAACATTGTGGCAGCGCTTTTAAGAATGTCCAAAGATCCTCAAATTATGGAAAACCTGCGCGGACTGAAAGACGGTCACGAGGTAATCCACTTTTTGAAACAGCAGCAGATTGAAGTGGGTTCGGAACTCACCATCGCGGACATCATGGTGAAAAACCCCGTCTGTGTGTCGCCACAGGATAAACTGAGCAAAGTGGACAGCCTGTTGAACAAACACAGCATCGCCATGCTGCCCGTCGTGGACGATGATCATAACTACTTGGGAGAGATAAACATATTGGATGTCCTGAAGGTGGGTGTGCCGGATTATTTGATGCGCATCAGCGATCTGGCTTTTCTGAGTTCTTTCGAACCGTTGGAAAACTTGTTTGAAAAAGAGGAGGAGCTCAGCGCGGAAGATGTGATGCGCACAGATACGATATATCTGAATCCCACGGATTCCGTGGTGGAGGCGGTGTTTCACATGTTGAGGGAAAATCGGCGCTATTTCTGCGTGTTGGAAAACGGCAAGATTGTGGGGGTTATTACGGCAATGGATGTTTTTAAGAAGGTAATCAAAGCATGA
- a CDS encoding endonuclease III, whose product MPKFNIDKVMQALAKHFDEVKTPIVDLIQVQTKDPFKVLVATILSARTKDETTAKASARLFSQAETPEELDKLSESQINNLIHPVGFHNTKAKHLKQLPGVLQELFDGKVPAEIDDLLQLPGVGRKTANLVRAVAFSLPAICVDVHVHRISNRWGYVSTKNPLETEMALRKILPEKYWLTYNSHVVAFGQNLCTPRKPRCHECPIYDYCPRIGV is encoded by the coding sequence ATGCCCAAATTCAATATCGACAAGGTGATGCAAGCCTTGGCCAAACACTTTGATGAGGTAAAAACCCCGATTGTGGACCTCATCCAAGTGCAAACCAAAGACCCCTTCAAGGTGTTGGTTGCCACCATTCTCAGCGCCAGAACCAAGGATGAAACCACCGCCAAAGCTTCCGCCAGACTCTTTTCCCAGGCTGAAACTCCGGAAGAGCTGGATAAACTATCTGAATCTCAGATTAACAACCTCATCCACCCGGTGGGGTTTCACAATACCAAAGCCAAGCACCTCAAACAATTACCAGGCGTTTTGCAGGAGCTTTTTGACGGAAAGGTTCCCGCGGAAATTGATGATTTGCTCCAGCTTCCGGGTGTGGGACGCAAAACCGCTAATCTGGTGCGCGCCGTAGCATTTTCACTTCCCGCAATTTGTGTGGATGTCCATGTCCACCGCATCAGCAACCGCTGGGGCTACGTTTCCACCAAAAATCCCCTGGAAACCGAGATGGCATTGCGCAAGATTCTTCCCGAAAAATATTGGCTCACATACAATTCGCACGTGGTTGCCTTCGGCCAAAACCTCTGCACACCCCGCAAACCGCGCTGCCATGAGTGTCCGATTTATGATTATTGCCCCAGAATTGGTGTGTGA
- a CDS encoding aminotransferase class V-fold PLP-dependent enzyme, with protein sequence MTELTKLISSLDWLRDDIIGRNIPVPTPFGERPLVYADYTASGRGLKSVEKAISRVLAYYANTHTEDVFTGKTMTALLKDAENTIKECVNAGPQGKIVLTSFGSTGGVNKLMQILGVYWPPATRERVGEVLKSCLERNPEGVECNQDLHNFMHKNKPIVFVGPYEHHSNEIMWRQTLCEIVEVPLDEGSELDLKALEAMVSNPIYDGRLKIGSFSAASNVSGLLTRVYDVARILHRHNALACFDFAACAPYVEMDMNRDEECYFDAIFFSPHKFLGGPGTSGVLIFNEKIYPTQLPPTVSAGGTVSFVSIKKEEYHTNIEDREKAGTPGIMQAMRVALAFQLKQKVGQKNIDRLEHLLFDKFMSAFANEDRIVFYGPQDMDKKIPIIPFNIRHKDRILHPKFVARLINDLFGIQTRAGCSCAGPYGHHLMKIQDQVSDFYRCLITNAGYNGIKPGWVRLNMHYSMTEAEVDYLIEAVKFVIEHGHKFLTLYRFNIYNGEWEHLHHKMSKPLELSLELGFEDSPDPQPIPDVESKYPQYLEEAKQIAASLPDDFELKRCEPELDRLVFFYFHHINR encoded by the coding sequence ATGACTGAACTCACCAAACTCATCAGCAGCCTCGATTGGCTGCGCGACGACATCATCGGGCGTAACATCCCGGTGCCCACTCCTTTTGGGGAGCGTCCACTCGTTTATGCGGATTACACTGCCAGCGGCCGTGGTTTGAAATCCGTGGAGAAAGCTATTTCAAGGGTTTTGGCCTATTATGCCAACACCCACACCGAAGATGTTTTCACGGGAAAAACCATGACCGCCCTGCTGAAGGATGCTGAAAACACGATTAAGGAATGCGTAAACGCCGGTCCTCAAGGAAAAATCGTGCTCACCAGCTTCGGCAGCACCGGCGGCGTGAACAAGCTGATGCAAATTTTGGGTGTGTATTGGCCCCCCGCGACCCGCGAAAGGGTTGGCGAAGTGCTGAAAAGCTGTCTGGAACGTAATCCAGAAGGTGTTGAGTGCAACCAGGATTTGCATAATTTCATGCACAAAAACAAACCCATCGTCTTTGTTGGTCCCTACGAACACCATTCAAATGAAATTATGTGGCGCCAAACCCTGTGCGAAATTGTGGAAGTGCCACTGGATGAAGGTTCTGAACTGGATCTCAAGGCGCTGGAAGCCATGGTTTCCAATCCCATTTACGACGGACGTCTCAAAATTGGCTCTTTTTCAGCCGCATCGAACGTGTCAGGCCTGCTCACCCGGGTTTACGATGTGGCACGCATCCTCCATCGTCACAATGCTTTGGCTTGTTTTGATTTTGCTGCTTGCGCGCCTTATGTCGAGATGGACATGAACCGCGATGAAGAATGCTATTTCGATGCCATCTTTTTCTCACCACATAAGTTTTTGGGCGGCCCTGGCACCAGCGGTGTCCTGATTTTTAACGAAAAAATCTACCCAACCCAGCTTCCTCCAACTGTTTCGGCGGGAGGAACCGTCAGCTTCGTTTCCATTAAAAAAGAAGAATACCACACCAACATTGAAGACCGCGAAAAGGCGGGCACTCCGGGAATAATGCAGGCCATGCGGGTGGCTTTGGCTTTCCAGTTGAAGCAAAAAGTGGGGCAAAAAAATATCGACCGCCTCGAGCATTTGCTTTTTGATAAATTCATGAGCGCCTTCGCAAATGAAGACCGTATAGTATTTTACGGTCCACAGGATATGGATAAAAAGATACCCATCATCCCATTCAATATCCGCCACAAAGATCGCATTCTACACCCAAAGTTTGTGGCAAGACTCATCAACGACCTTTTTGGCATCCAAACCCGCGCGGGATGCTCTTGCGCCGGACCTTACGGACACCATCTCATGAAAATCCAGGATCAGGTTTCGGATTTTTACCGCTGTCTGATTACAAACGCTGGCTACAACGGCATCAAACCCGGTTGGGTGCGCCTGAACATGCACTACAGCATGACCGAAGCGGAAGTTGACTATCTGATTGAAGCTGTTAAATTTGTCATTGAACACGGTCACAAATTCCTCACCTTGTACAGATTTAACATTTATAATGGCGAGTGGGAACACCTGCATCATAAAATGTCCAAACCCTTGGAATTGAGTTTGGAACTGGGTTTTGAAGACTCGCCTGATCCACAGCCCATCCCGGACGTGGAAAGCAAATACCCGCAATATCTCGAAGAGGCCAAACAAATTGCCGCCAGCCTGCCAGATGATTTTGAATTAAAACGCTGTGAACCGGAGCTTGACCGCTTGGTATTCTTTTATTTCCACCACATAAATCGCTAA
- a CDS encoding DUF4878 domain-containing protein, with translation MKKMIIGVLLVALLVLVAACKPSEQQQATKVAKAFFEALAKKDFKTAKLYVTKDSESVLDFLSGDAFSGLFDEEGEEGKVEEKEKEDDDEGFDTYKVLSVTVNGDKAIANVEASNSKKADQKETKNYDMVKEDGEWKVKMEKS, from the coding sequence ATGAAAAAGATGATTATTGGCGTTTTGTTGGTCGCGCTCTTGGTATTGGTCGCGGCTTGCAAACCATCGGAGCAACAGCAGGCCACCAAGGTGGCGAAAGCTTTCTTTGAAGCTCTTGCAAAAAAGGATTTCAAGACAGCCAAGCTTTATGTGACGAAGGATTCAGAAAGTGTGTTGGACTTTTTGAGCGGCGATGCTTTCAGCGGTCTTTTTGATGAAGAAGGTGAAGAAGGCAAAGTTGAAGAAAAAGAAAAAGAAGACGATGACGAAGGATTCGACACCTACAAGGTCCTGAGCGTCACCGTGAATGGCGACAAAGCGATTGCCAATGTTGAAGCCAGTAATTCCAAAAAAGCTGATCAAAAAGAAACCAAGAATTACGATATGGTGAAAGAAGACGGAGAATGGAAAGTTAAGATGGAGAAATCATAA